Proteins from a single region of Pseudodesulfovibrio portus:
- a CDS encoding response regulator yields the protein MAKILIAEDDRISQKLALKIVEEMGHQAFVSPHGKHAYETLTASNDFDLLLTDIMMPEMDGQQLIQTLRGDQRFADLPIIIMSAVVGINDISNLLKLGATLFLAKPLDRDELQNYLKRCLLKKGCAQQD from the coding sequence ATGGCCAAGATACTCATAGCCGAAGACGACAGAATCTCACAGAAACTCGCTCTCAAAATCGTCGAAGAGATGGGACACCAGGCATTTGTCAGCCCCCACGGCAAGCATGCCTATGAAACGCTGACCGCGAGCAATGATTTCGATCTTCTTCTGACCGACATCATGATGCCCGAAATGGACGGGCAGCAGCTCATCCAGACCCTGCGGGGCGACCAGCGCTTCGCGGACCTGCCGATCATCATCATGTCGGCGGTGGTGGGGATCAACGACATTTCCAACCTGCTCAAACTCGGCGCGACCCTCTTCCTGGCCAAACCGCTGGACCGGGACGAACTCCAGAACTACCTCAAGCGCTGCCTGCTGAAAAAAGGATGCGCCCAACAGGACTGA
- a CDS encoding glycosyltransferase has translation MRVLITHTNFPAQFRHIAEYLGHSEQNQIVFATRTLRKEWAIPGVTKVVFAPDTKTESLPHPLARGYDDNLRHGTAMVQACETLKKRGFVPDVILGHSGWGQTMFLRDVFPDVPFVGYFEWYYDADSAEFAFEGKELDAMERARLRTRNTPMLHDLASCRVGVTPTAWQRAQFPAVFQPKLVQAHDGINTRYFAPAEGGRLPIGQLDLPDTDLTGAEELVTYCARGLEPYRGFPSFYESLPAILEARPGCHVLIVGEDRVCYSPKLPGDKSYRETMCETVPVDESRVHFTGPLPYGLYKQVLQASSAHVYLTWPFVLSWSLLEAMSCSCLVVGSDTEPVREVIRHGENGLLTDFHSPEKIAETTIDALARQEEYSGLRDNARQTVLDAYCLSKCLPAHLNLLARVAGVKLPANQQQKQG, from the coding sequence ATGCGCGTACTCATCACCCACACGAATTTCCCGGCACAGTTCAGACACATCGCAGAATACCTGGGGCACTCCGAACAAAACCAGATCGTCTTCGCCACCCGGACACTCCGCAAGGAGTGGGCCATCCCCGGCGTGACCAAGGTCGTCTTCGCCCCCGACACGAAAACCGAAAGCCTGCCCCACCCCCTCGCCCGGGGATACGACGACAACCTGCGCCACGGCACGGCCATGGTCCAGGCCTGCGAAACCCTGAAAAAACGCGGCTTCGTCCCGGACGTGATCCTCGGCCACTCCGGCTGGGGCCAGACCATGTTCCTGCGGGACGTCTTCCCCGACGTGCCCTTTGTCGGCTACTTCGAATGGTACTACGATGCGGACAGCGCCGAATTCGCCTTTGAGGGAAAAGAACTCGACGCCATGGAGCGGGCGCGGCTGCGGACCCGCAACACCCCCATGCTGCACGACCTCGCCTCCTGCCGGGTCGGCGTGACGCCCACCGCCTGGCAACGCGCCCAGTTCCCGGCCGTTTTCCAGCCCAAGCTCGTGCAGGCGCACGACGGCATCAACACCCGGTATTTCGCTCCCGCAGAAGGCGGGCGGCTGCCCATCGGCCAACTCGACCTGCCGGACACGGACCTGACCGGGGCCGAGGAGCTGGTCACCTACTGCGCACGCGGCCTGGAGCCATACAGGGGCTTCCCGTCCTTCTACGAATCCCTGCCCGCCATACTCGAAGCGCGGCCCGGCTGCCACGTGCTCATCGTGGGCGAGGACCGGGTCTGCTACAGCCCGAAATTGCCCGGCGACAAATCCTACAGGGAAACCATGTGCGAAACGGTGCCGGTGGACGAGAGCCGGGTCCACTTCACCGGCCCCCTGCCCTACGGATTGTACAAGCAGGTTCTCCAGGCCTCGTCGGCCCACGTCTACCTGACCTGGCCCTTCGTGCTCTCATGGTCCCTGCTCGAAGCCATGTCCTGCAGCTGCCTGGTGGTGGGCTCGGACACCGAACCGGTGCGCGAAGTGATCCGCCACGGGGAAAACGGATTGCTCACGGACTTCCACTCCCCGGAAAAAATAGCCGAAACCACCATTGACGCCCTGGCCCGCCAGGAGGAATACTCCGGGCTGAGGGACAACGCGCGGCAGACCGTCCTCGACGCCTATTGCCTGAGCAAATGCCTGCCCGCGCACCTCAATCTCCTGGCCAGGGTGGCCGGAGTGAAGCTCCCCGCCAACCAGCAACAAAAACAAGGATGA
- a CDS encoding peptidylprolyl isomerase — MKTFLKTVAVLALMTLLSIPAFAGEDLENTLYLDLKDGRVTIELRPDLAPNHVARIKELTRMKFYDGLVFHRVIDGFMAQTGDPTGTGRSGSGKNLKAEFSDAPFLRGTLGMARSQSPDSADSQFFICFANAPHLNGQYTVWGEVTSGMEFVDNIKRGEGRGGMVRNPDKIIRMQVAADAE; from the coding sequence ATGAAAACCTTTCTGAAGACCGTTGCCGTTCTCGCCCTGATGACCCTGCTCTCCATCCCGGCCTTTGCCGGGGAAGACCTGGAGAACACCCTGTACCTCGACCTCAAGGACGGCCGCGTGACCATCGAGCTCAGGCCGGACCTGGCCCCCAACCACGTGGCCCGGATCAAGGAGCTGACCCGCATGAAATTCTACGACGGCCTGGTGTTCCACCGGGTCATCGACGGGTTCATGGCCCAGACCGGCGACCCCACCGGCACCGGACGAAGCGGCTCCGGCAAGAACCTGAAGGCCGAATTCTCCGACGCTCCCTTCCTGCGCGGCACCCTGGGCATGGCCCGCTCCCAAAGCCCGGACAGCGCGGACAGCCAGTTCTTCATCTGCTTTGCAAACGCGCCCCACCTCAACGGCCAGTACACGGTCTGGGGCGAGGTCACGTCCGGCATGGAATTCGTGGACAACATCAAGCGCGGCGAGGGCCGGGGCGGCATGGTCCGCAACCCGGACAAGATCATCCGCATGCAGGTGGCCGCCGACGCCGAATAG
- a CDS encoding sigma 54-interacting transcriptional regulator — translation MKSTILVVDGDVSMRTVIRDLLTGRGYLVKTVSDLDAAGVAMADGEPDLALVAHGLETGEEGSFRLMTERAGLSVPFILMVDAAMDNPVDAALKSGALTYLKRPVDRSRLMMAVSQGLAAGQLMARVREREAELSRMQAFLRRMTDTGDGVSFILDENGVVIQCGDRTGALPWLDADSARGKTYLSLLPEPAVELHEGMLARAGQTGQPVRIEEHKSGIVMETVASPVIRDERLAGFIVAQRDITARRRSEAGLAESEKQYRSVFEGADEAILLVDRSNGLIVAVNHAAAVSLGYGEEEMLGTSVEGMVVHPDKILNGLRKGVERIAYEYLRRKNGSTFPVEISLSYFTNSGREVCILYAQDVSRRKIVEEALREGARLYRAVVEDQTELICRYSPDGRLTFVNGAYARFFGEDEDDVVGRDCFAHFGVDDRKKIMEWLERANPSEPVLDSEVRQVRADGSMRWIQWTSRAVLNERRAVVEIQAVGRDITDRKDAEQALDAATMEKEQYRLNLVATFKSIPDAILTVDSNLVVMASNSAAATLFAFDQGRMRGLRLEDVVPGEGNPCVSVLKQVLRTDKPVRGYEIELTTPALGERMVEINCSPLIGQDKRHGGAVLVVRDVSRVADLEKKLQQRHGFRGIVGGSAAMQDVYGLLEQLSSLESIVLILGESGTGKELVAEALHYGGVRAGKPLIKVNCSALSENLLESELFGHVKGAFTGAVRDKVGRIQAAQGGTLFLDEIGDISPLIQLKLLRFLEQKEYERVGDTKTLSADVRIIAATNVDLREAVRQGAFREDLYYRLNVMPVHLPPLRERQADIPLLVEHFLASFSDQFGKSFESVSEEVLDLFMGYRWPGNVRELRHALEHACILSPGKSVTLKHIRKDLLEQAYAPHAYAAPPESFVSASSFSSPPPVRGKPGREDILAVLAECGGNKARAARQLGIHRATLYRKLRSWGLDH, via the coding sequence GTGAAATCTACCATTCTCGTCGTCGACGGCGACGTTTCCATGCGCACAGTCATCCGGGACCTCCTCACGGGCCGGGGATATCTGGTGAAGACCGTTTCCGACCTGGATGCGGCCGGTGTTGCCATGGCCGACGGCGAACCTGATCTGGCCCTGGTGGCCCACGGTCTGGAGACCGGCGAAGAAGGCTCCTTTCGCCTGATGACGGAGCGGGCCGGCCTGTCGGTGCCGTTCATACTCATGGTGGACGCGGCCATGGACAATCCCGTGGACGCGGCCCTGAAGAGCGGGGCGTTGACGTACCTGAAGCGGCCCGTGGACCGTTCCCGGCTGATGATGGCCGTCAGCCAGGGGCTGGCCGCCGGGCAGCTCATGGCCCGTGTCCGGGAGCGGGAAGCCGAGTTGTCCCGCATGCAGGCTTTTCTGCGACGCATGACGGACACCGGGGATGGCGTTTCCTTCATCCTGGACGAGAACGGCGTCGTGATCCAGTGCGGCGACCGGACGGGAGCCCTGCCGTGGCTAGATGCGGATTCGGCCCGGGGCAAAACCTACCTGTCCCTGCTTCCGGAACCGGCCGTCGAGTTGCATGAGGGGATGCTGGCGCGGGCCGGCCAGACCGGGCAGCCGGTCCGTATCGAGGAACACAAGAGCGGGATAGTGATGGAGACCGTGGCCAGTCCCGTGATTCGGGACGAGCGCCTGGCCGGGTTCATCGTGGCCCAGCGGGACATCACGGCCCGGCGCAGGAGCGAAGCCGGGCTGGCCGAGAGCGAAAAACAGTACCGCAGCGTGTTCGAGGGGGCGGACGAGGCCATACTTCTGGTGGACCGGTCCAACGGCCTGATCGTGGCCGTCAATCATGCCGCGGCGGTATCGCTGGGGTACGGCGAGGAAGAGATGCTCGGGACGTCCGTGGAAGGCATGGTCGTGCACCCGGACAAGATCCTGAACGGGCTGCGCAAGGGAGTGGAGCGGATCGCCTACGAGTATCTCCGGAGAAAGAACGGCTCCACCTTTCCCGTGGAAATTTCCCTGAGCTATTTCACCAATTCCGGGCGGGAGGTCTGCATCCTCTATGCCCAGGACGTGTCGCGCCGGAAGATCGTGGAAGAGGCTTTGCGCGAGGGCGCGCGGCTCTACCGGGCCGTGGTCGAGGACCAGACCGAGCTTATCTGCCGGTACAGCCCGGACGGCAGGCTGACCTTCGTCAACGGCGCCTACGCACGGTTTTTCGGAGAGGACGAGGATGATGTCGTGGGCAGGGATTGCTTTGCCCATTTCGGGGTGGACGACCGGAAGAAGATCATGGAGTGGCTGGAGCGGGCAAACCCGTCCGAGCCGGTTCTGGACAGCGAGGTGCGCCAGGTGCGGGCCGATGGTTCCATGCGCTGGATTCAGTGGACCAGCCGGGCCGTGCTCAACGAACGGCGCGCCGTGGTCGAGATACAGGCCGTGGGCCGCGACATCACCGACCGCAAGGATGCGGAACAGGCCCTGGATGCGGCCACCATGGAAAAGGAGCAGTACCGGCTCAACCTCGTGGCCACGTTCAAGTCCATTCCCGACGCCATCCTGACCGTGGATTCCAATCTGGTCGTCATGGCCTCCAACAGCGCGGCCGCCACCCTTTTCGCCTTTGACCAGGGGCGCATGCGCGGGCTCAGGCTGGAGGACGTGGTCCCGGGCGAGGGCAACCCCTGCGTCAGCGTGCTCAAGCAGGTGTTGCGGACGGACAAGCCCGTGCGCGGCTACGAAATCGAACTGACGACTCCGGCCCTGGGCGAGCGCATGGTGGAGATCAACTGTTCTCCCCTGATCGGGCAGGACAAGCGTCACGGGGGCGCGGTCCTGGTGGTCCGCGACGTTTCCCGCGTGGCCGACCTGGAGAAGAAGCTCCAGCAGCGGCACGGCTTCCGGGGCATCGTGGGCGGGAGCGCAGCCATGCAGGACGTGTATGGGCTGCTGGAACAGCTTTCCTCCCTTGAATCCATCGTCCTCATCCTGGGCGAGTCCGGGACGGGCAAGGAGCTGGTGGCCGAGGCCCTGCACTACGGGGGCGTGCGTGCGGGAAAGCCGTTGATCAAGGTCAACTGCTCGGCCCTGTCCGAGAATCTTCTGGAGTCCGAACTGTTCGGCCACGTCAAGGGCGCGTTCACCGGTGCGGTGCGCGACAAGGTGGGGCGCATCCAGGCCGCCCAGGGCGGCACCCTGTTCCTGGACGAGATCGGCGACATTTCCCCGCTCATCCAGCTCAAGCTGCTCCGTTTCCTGGAGCAGAAGGAGTACGAGCGGGTGGGCGACACCAAGACCCTGTCCGCGGACGTGCGCATCATCGCGGCCACCAACGTGGACCTGCGCGAGGCCGTGCGCCAGGGGGCCTTTCGCGAGGACCTCTACTACCGGCTCAACGTCATGCCCGTGCACCTGCCCCCGCTGCGGGAGCGCCAGGCGGACATCCCCCTGCTGGTGGAGCATTTCCTGGCCTCGTTTTCGGATCAGTTCGGCAAGTCCTTCGAATCCGTGTCGGAGGAGGTCCTGGACCTGTTCATGGGGTATCGCTGGCCGGGCAACGTCCGAGAACTGCGGCACGCCCTGGAACACGCCTGTATCCTGTCGCCCGGAAAGAGCGTCACGCTCAAGCACATCCGCAAGGACCTGCTCGAGCAGGCCTATGCCCCGCACGCCTATGCCGCGCCGCCGGAGTCCTTTGTGAGCGCGTCGTCCTTTTCCTCCCCGCCTCCCGTGCGCGGCAAGCCCGGCAGGGAGGATATCCTGGCCGTCCTGGCCGAGTGCGGGGGCAACAAGGCCCGGGCCGCCCGGCAGCTGGGCATCCATCGCGCGACCCTGTATCGCAAGCTCAGATCCTGGGGCCTGGATCACTGA
- a CDS encoding thioredoxin family protein: MVKSIKPQAFDMELEGGSGLLLVAFLKRNERFAFQAEAVERVEQARSGSVRCFLFNADYLDTAMERFAVKGTPTFILFDQGREVGRLIGESDSDALNEFLGNYIG, from the coding sequence ATGGTGAAGTCCATTAAGCCGCAGGCTTTTGACATGGAATTGGAGGGAGGTTCGGGTTTGCTGCTCGTTGCCTTTCTCAAGCGCAACGAACGGTTTGCCTTCCAGGCGGAGGCCGTTGAACGCGTGGAGCAGGCCCGGAGTGGCTCGGTGCGGTGTTTTCTGTTCAACGCCGATTACCTCGACACGGCCATGGAGCGGTTCGCGGTCAAGGGAACGCCCACGTTCATCCTTTTCGACCAGGGCCGCGAGGTGGGCCGTCTCATCGGCGAGTCCGACAGCGACGCCCTGAACGAATTTCTCGGCAATTATATCGGGTAG
- a CDS encoding mechanosensitive ion channel family protein — MQDIEWTGWMMRIGFSLLLAGALAVFFRRLKGGKGNLSEIWKTLSRALQRRVVSIGVAALGCSLAALLLPLVGPGPEGTHTANSLLGSAWVVLAAWGLTVGMSVAGGMIQREYDVGVADNLQARRMHTRIQVLQRIVVVIIWIGAVAGVLMQYDTFRALGTTLLASAGVLSIILGISAQKTFGSIVAGIQIALSQPINLDDVVIVEGEWGRIEEVTFTYVVVRIWDQRRLILPVTYFLEHPFQNWTRKSADITGSVLMHVDYATPLEPLRKEARRICESAGTLWDGKTFVLQVTEAGPEDMTIRVLAGSPDASSAWDLRCMLREGLITFMKDTCPDCLPKRRVVIADSTGTD, encoded by the coding sequence ATGCAAGACATCGAATGGACAGGCTGGATGATGCGAATCGGTTTCTCCCTGCTGCTGGCCGGAGCGCTGGCGGTCTTTTTCCGCCGACTCAAGGGCGGGAAAGGAAACCTGAGCGAGATTTGGAAGACCTTGAGCCGGGCGCTGCAAAGGCGGGTGGTCTCCATCGGCGTGGCCGCCCTGGGCTGCTCCCTGGCGGCGCTGCTGCTGCCCCTCGTCGGGCCGGGCCCTGAGGGAACGCACACGGCAAATTCTCTGCTGGGGTCCGCATGGGTGGTGCTGGCGGCATGGGGGCTCACCGTAGGGATGTCGGTGGCCGGCGGGATGATCCAGCGGGAATACGACGTCGGCGTGGCGGACAACCTGCAGGCCCGGCGCATGCACACCCGGATACAGGTCCTTCAACGCATCGTGGTGGTCATCATCTGGATCGGGGCCGTGGCCGGCGTCCTCATGCAGTACGACACCTTCCGCGCCCTGGGCACCACCCTTCTGGCCTCGGCGGGCGTCCTGAGCATCATCCTCGGCATTTCCGCGCAAAAGACCTTCGGCTCCATCGTGGCCGGGATACAGATCGCCCTGTCCCAACCCATCAACCTCGACGACGTGGTCATTGTCGAGGGGGAATGGGGCCGGATCGAGGAGGTCACCTTCACCTACGTGGTGGTCAGGATATGGGATCAGCGACGGCTGATACTGCCCGTGACCTATTTCCTGGAACACCCCTTCCAGAACTGGACGCGCAAAAGCGCGGACATAACGGGCAGCGTCCTCATGCACGTGGACTACGCGACGCCCCTGGAGCCGTTGCGCAAAGAGGCCCGCCGCATCTGCGAATCCGCCGGCACGTTGTGGGACGGCAAGACCTTCGTCCTGCAGGTCACCGAGGCGGGCCCGGAGGACATGACCATCCGGGTGCTGGCCGGTTCCCCGGACGCGTCGAGCGCCTGGGACCTGCGCTGCATGCTGCGGGAGGGATTGATCACCTTCATGAAGGACACCTGCCCGGACTGCCTCCCCAAACGGCGCGTGGTGATCGCCGATTCAACGGGGACGGACTGA
- a CDS encoding AMP-binding protein, with amino-acid sequence MSDQITTLKELLEDSVQKYVDRTALSFVGGEPITYTQLAKSVLDMQTVLGDLGIRPGDKVAILSENMPNWAITYFSITTMGAIAVPILQEFHPSAVHHILRHSEAKMVVASQRYLEKVEGDNLPRLETVMVMNDFSIEAGEGEPTPYQEALEQARERMVHLGEMAREKMDKFSEAAKERFAGSTKDKVEKLGNTYMAKVERLSDQAMERMERFTGTAREKVEQFGAYARKFIDRKSGAEFKLTEDDVAAILYTSGTTGHSKGVVLTHRNLVQNCLSGVLTIPVFHTDRFLSVLPMAHTYESTVGMLVPLHCGSAVYYLQKPPTPKALLPAMQKVKPTVMNVVPLIIEKIYKNRIKRKLTGSGVARGLMKIGPARRKLSQVAGRKLIEAFGGELRCMCIGGAPLSPEVESFLTDAKVPYAIGYGMTEASPLLAGVDPSRQRLRAIGPPLPGVELMIADPDPETGEGEVLAKGPNIMREYYKAPVDTQDTFTEDGWLKTGDLGKFKDGYLYLKGRLKNMILGPSGENIYPEEIESIINAGDHVVESLVFDDGNGKVAARIHLNYDTLDEEFGVTKMIESEVRAKIQELLESIRKEVNGKVSAFARLSRVFEQVEPFEKTPTQKIKRFLYVDK; translated from the coding sequence GTGAGCGATCAAATCACCACGTTGAAGGAACTGCTGGAAGATTCCGTTCAGAAGTATGTGGATCGGACGGCATTGTCGTTTGTCGGGGGCGAGCCCATCACCTATACCCAGCTGGCCAAGAGCGTGCTCGACATGCAGACCGTGCTGGGCGACCTGGGCATCCGACCCGGCGACAAGGTGGCCATCCTCAGCGAAAACATGCCCAACTGGGCCATCACCTATTTTTCCATCACCACCATGGGCGCCATCGCCGTGCCTATTCTGCAGGAATTCCACCCCAGCGCCGTGCACCACATCCTGCGCCATTCCGAGGCCAAGATGGTGGTCGCGTCCCAGCGGTATCTCGAGAAGGTGGAGGGCGACAACTTACCCAGGCTCGAGACCGTGATGGTCATGAACGATTTCTCCATCGAGGCCGGGGAAGGGGAGCCCACGCCGTACCAGGAAGCCCTCGAGCAGGCCCGTGAGCGCATGGTGCATCTCGGCGAGATGGCCCGGGAAAAGATGGACAAGTTCAGCGAGGCCGCCAAGGAGCGGTTCGCGGGATCGACCAAGGACAAGGTGGAGAAGCTGGGCAACACCTACATGGCCAAGGTCGAGAGGTTGAGCGACCAGGCCATGGAGCGCATGGAGCGGTTCACCGGCACGGCCAGGGAAAAGGTCGAGCAGTTCGGCGCTTACGCCCGCAAGTTCATCGACCGCAAGTCCGGCGCGGAGTTCAAGCTGACCGAGGACGATGTGGCCGCCATCCTCTATACCTCCGGCACCACCGGCCATTCCAAGGGCGTGGTCCTGACCCATCGCAACCTGGTGCAGAACTGTCTGTCCGGGGTGCTGACCATCCCGGTCTTCCACACCGATCGTTTCCTGTCCGTCCTGCCCATGGCCCACACCTACGAGTCCACCGTGGGCATGCTCGTCCCCCTGCACTGCGGCAGCGCGGTCTACTACCTCCAGAAGCCGCCCACTCCCAAGGCGCTTTTGCCCGCCATGCAGAAGGTCAAGCCGACGGTCATGAACGTGGTGCCCCTGATCATCGAGAAAATTTACAAGAACCGGATCAAGCGCAAGCTGACCGGTTCGGGCGTGGCGCGCGGGCTGATGAAGATCGGCCCGGCCCGGCGCAAATTGTCCCAGGTGGCGGGCCGGAAGCTCATCGAGGCCTTTGGCGGCGAGTTGCGGTGCATGTGCATCGGCGGCGCGCCCCTTTCTCCCGAGGTGGAGAGTTTCCTGACCGATGCGAAGGTGCCCTACGCCATCGGCTACGGCATGACCGAGGCGTCGCCGCTCCTGGCCGGGGTCGATCCGAGCCGCCAGCGGCTGCGGGCCATCGGGCCGCCCCTGCCCGGCGTCGAGCTGATGATCGCCGACCCGGACCCCGAAACCGGCGAGGGCGAGGTCCTGGCCAAGGGGCCGAACATCATGCGCGAATACTACAAGGCGCCCGTCGACACCCAGGACACCTTCACCGAGGACGGCTGGCTCAAGACCGGCGACCTGGGCAAGTTCAAGGACGGATACCTGTACCTCAAGGGCCGCCTCAAGAACATGATCCTCGGCCCCAGCGGCGAAAATATCTATCCCGAGGAGATCGAGTCCATCATCAACGCCGGCGACCATGTCGTGGAATCCCTGGTCTTCGATGACGGGAACGGCAAGGTGGCTGCGCGGATTCATCTCAACTACGACACCCTGGACGAGGAATTCGGCGTGACCAAGATGATCGAATCCGAGGTCCGGGCCAAGATCCAGGAATTGCTGGAGAGCATCCGCAAGGAAGTGAACGGCAAGGTGTCCGCCTTTGCCAGGCTGAGCCGGGTGTTCGAGCAGGTGGAGCCGTTTGAAAAGACCCCCACCCAGAAGATCAAGCGATTCCTCTACGTGGACAAATAA